One Setaria viridis chromosome 3, Setaria_viridis_v4.0, whole genome shotgun sequence DNA window includes the following coding sequences:
- the LOC117848857 gene encoding probable apyrase 7 — protein sequence MRLSSSLQDLPTFTRIDALERGSSIGSDLSSGRAKTVRTLQRDGPVASFSKERTPPSSPTNRKKCMRAAGCAIALIVLAFCAYASWRYFHVFLSEGNSEYYVVLDCGSTGTRVYVYEWHINHNDANGFPIVLKPLGNAPKKKSGKLTRLYQRMETEPGLSKLVHNEAGLKKALEPLLQMAEKQIPRRAHKHTPLFLYATAGVRKLPSADSEWLLDKAWDVLKNSSFLCSRDRVKIITGMDEAYYGWIALNHHMNMLGTSASKMTYGSLDLGGSSLQVTFETDKTVQDETSISLRIGSVDHHLSAYSLTGYGLNDAFDKSVAHLVKKLGGVANNGKVQVKHPCLQTGYKEDYVCSYCHPLKQDGSPSVGEKTTGKEKQGVPVELVGAPQWNECSALAKVTVNLSEWSSASPGLDCNLHPCALASNFPQPHGKFFAMSGFFVVFKFFNLTADATLVDVLKRGQEFCEKPWKVAKSSVPPQPFIDQYCFRAPYIASLLREGLQIKDNQVIIGSGSITWTLGVALWEAGQALSTRIDIQGYRILHREINPNILIVLFLVSIVLVICAILCVSNSIPRSFRKSYLPLYRHNSAGSSVLGMGSPFRFQLWSPINSGDGRTKTPLSPTVAGSDPHPFGMSHGLGGSSVQLMESSRQSLGVYHSYSVGSLGQMQFSSGVRNPSRGQTTLQSRRSQSREDLSSSLADIHVPKV from the exons ATGCGACTTTCATCTTCTCTTCAAGATCTGCCGACCTTCACTAGAATTGATGCTTTAGAAAGGGGCTCTAGCATTGGCAGTGATCTGAGCTCAGGGCGTGCAAAAACTGTACGCACACTTCAAAGGGATGGTCCTGTGGCAAGCTTTTCAAAAGAAAGAACACccccatcatcaccgacaaatCGAAAGAAATGCATGAGAGCAGCTGGTTGCGCTATTGCACTGATAGTGCTGGCGTTCTGTGCATATGCTTCTTGGAGATATTTCCATGTATTCCTCTCTGAAGGAAACTCTGAATACTATGTGGTTCTTGATTGTGGCAGCACAGGTACAAGGGTGTATGTCTATGAATGGCACATCAATCATAATGATGCAAATGGATTTCCTATTGTTTTGAAACCTTTAGGGAATGCTCCTAAGAAGAAATCTGGTAAATTAACTCGACTATACCAGCGAATGGAGACTGAACCTGGATTGAGCAAGCTTGTTCACAATGAAGCTGGATTGAAGAAGGCACTAGAGCCCCTCCTTCAAATGGCTGAGAAGCAGATCCCTAGAAGAGCACACAAGCACACTCCACTTTTTCTATATGCTACAGCTGGTGTCCGCAAGCTACCTAGTGCAGACTCAGAGTGGCTCCTGGATAAGGCCTGGGATGTTCTGAAAAATTCATCATTTTTATGTAGTAGGGACAGAGTTAAGATCATCACAGGCATGGATGAAGCTTATTATGGGTGGATAGCTCTTAATCATCACATGAACATGCTTGGCACCTCAGCATCTAAAATGACATATGGTTCGCTTGATTTAGGTGGATCATCATTACAAGTTACATTTGAGACTGATAAAACAGTGCAGGATGAGACAAGCATTAGTCTGAGGATTGGTTCTGTTGATCACCATCTTAGTGCTTATTCTCTTACTGGTTATGGATTAAATGATGCATTTGACAAGTCCGTGGCACATCTAGTGAAAAAGTTGGGAGGAGTGGCTAACAATGGCAAAGTTCAAGTCAAACACCCTTGTCTACAGACTGGATACAAAGAAGATTATGTCTGTTCTTACTGCCACCCACTAAAACAAGATGGAAGTCCTAGTGTTGGTGAGAAGACAACTGGCAAAGAGAAGCAGGGAGTACCTGTCGAACTGGTTGGAGCACCTCAGTGGAATGAATGCAGTGCTCTTGCAAAAGTAACAGTTAATCTTTCAGAGTGGTCCAGTGCAAGTCCAGGACTTGATTGTAACCTTCATCCTTGTGCTCTTGCTTCTAACTTTCCCCAACCACATGGGAAGTTTTTTGCTATGTCTGGCTTCTTTGttgtttttaaattttttaatttgACTGCCGATGCCACTCTGGTTGATGTTCTAAAAAGAGGTCAGGAATTTTGTGAAAAACCATGGAAAGTTGCAAAGAGTAGTGTTCCTCCACAGCCATTTATAGACCAGTACTGCTTCAGGGCTCCTTATATTGCATCACTACTGAGAGAGGGATTGCAGATTAAAGATAATCAGGTGATAATCGGCTCTGGCAGTATTACTTGGACTCTTGGGGTTGCTTTGTGGGAGGCAGGTCAAGCATTGTCTACACGAATCGATATTCAAGGATACCGAATACTGCACCGGGAGATAAACCCGAATATTCTCATAGTGTTGTTTCTGGTTTCAATTGTGTTGGTCATATGTGCCATATTATGCGTCAGCAATTCAATCCCAAGATCATTCCGCAAGTCTTATCTGCCACTTTATAGGCACAATTCTGCTGGGAGTTCTGTTCTTGGTATGGGGTCGCCTTTCAGATTTCAATTATGGAGTCCCATCAATTcag GCGATGGAAGAACAAAGACACCCCTGAGCCCTACTGTAGCTGGGTCAGATCCCCATCCGTTCGGTATGAGCCATGGATTAGGAGGCAGTAGTGTTCAGCTTATGGAGTCCTCTAGGCAATCCTTGGGCGTCTATCACAGCTATTCTGTTGGGAGCTTAGGTCAGATGCAGTTCTCCAGTGGAGTGAGGAACCCTAGCCGAGGTCAGACTACACTTCAAAGCCGGCGGTCACAATCAAGAGAAGATCTCAGTTCTTCATTAGCTGATATTCATGTTCCAAAGGTGTAG
- the LOC117848321 gene encoding small ribosomal subunit protein uS12, which produces MGKTRGMGAGRKLKTHRRNQRWADKAYKKSHLGNEWKKPFAGSSHAKGIVLEKIGIEAKQPNSAIRKCARVQLVKNGKKIAAFVPNDGCLNYIEENDEVLIAGFGRKGHAVGDIPGVRFKVVKVSGVSLLALFKEKKEKPRS; this is translated from the exons ATGGG AAAGACACGTGGTATGGGAGCTGGGCGCAAGCTCAAGACCCACCGCAGGAACCAGAGGTGGGCAGACAAGGCATACAAGAAGAGTCATTTGGGGAATGAGTGGAAGAAACCCTTTGCTGGATCATCTCACGCCAAGGGCATTGTTCTGGAGAAGAT TGGTATTGAGGCCAAGCAGCCGAACTCTGCCATCCGTAAGTGTGCCCGTGTTCAGCTGGTGAAGAACGGGAAGAAGATTGCTGCCTTTGTGCCGAATGATGGTTGCCTGAACTATATTGAGGAGAAT GATGAGGTGCTGATTGCTGGATTTGGTCGTAAGGGACATGCCGTCGGAGATATTCCCGGTGTCAGGTTCAAGGTTGTGAAGGTATCTGGTGTGTCGCTGCTCGCGCTCttcaaggagaagaaggagaagccAAGGTCTTAG